The Euphorbia lathyris chromosome 8, ddEupLath1.1, whole genome shotgun sequence genome has a window encoding:
- the LOC136203924 gene encoding protein DETOXIFICATION 29-like → MWTDCATYVNTSNSFSTFIVGADDIPTINDPGDFVLEFAKESKKLWFLAAPAIFTSICQYSLGAVTQTFAGQVGTLDLAAISVENLVIAGFSFGAMLGMGSALETLCGQALCAGKIDMLGVYLQRSWVILGTTTSFLCLLYVFATNILKAIGQTEAISSAVGLFALYMIPQLFAYTLNFPMSKFLQAQSKIMVMAVIAGSALILHVIFSWLFMLKLGWGMAGAAAVLNAAWWFIDICQFIYPNKLTADRKGRNIHGRLAELKSYLDFCDWLSESVDVSCYCWRGESACELAQFIAGCSQAIETSN, encoded by the exons CCACCATCAACGACCCCGGTGATTTCGTTCTAGAATTCGCCAAAGAGTCAAAGAAACTATGGTTCCTCGCTGCTCCAGCAATCTTCACATCAATCTGTCAATACTCCCTCGGCGCCGTCACTCAAACTTTCGCCGGCCAAGTCGGCACTCTAGATCTCGCCGCCATCTCTGTCGAGAACTTGGTCATCGCTGGCTTTTCGTTTGGTGCCAT GCTCGGGATGGGAAGCGCGCTCGAAACGCTATGTGGGCAAGCATTATGCGCAGGTAAAATCGACATGTTAGGAGTTTATTTGCAGAGATCTTGGGTGATTCTCGGTACCACAACTTCGTTTCTTTGTCTTCTCTATGTCTTTGCAACAAACATCTTGAAGGCAATCGGGCAAACGGAAGCTATATCATCGGCAGTGGGATTATTCGCTCTGTATATGATACCTCAGTTATTTGCATACACTCTGAACTTTCCGATGTCGAAATTTTTACAGGCGCAAAGCAAAATAATGGTAATGGCGGTAATTGCAGGATCAGCGCTTATATTACATGTGATATTCAGCTGGTTGTTTATGCTGAAATTGGGGTGGGGAATGGCGGGTGCTGCGGCGGTGTTAAATGCAGCGTGGTGGTTCATTGatatatgtcaatttatttacccAAACAAACTAACTGCAGATCGAAAAGGAAGAAAT ATCCATGGGAGACTTGCAGAATTGAAAAGCTACCTTGATTTCTGTGATTGGTTATCCGAATCAGTTGATGTATCTTGTTATTGTTGGAGAGGAGAATCTGCTTGTGAACTTGCCCAATTCATCGCTGGGTGTTCTCAGGCAATTGAAACTTCCAATTGA
- the LOC136203339 gene encoding mitochondrial carrier protein CoAc1, with the protein MSSSQGSTYSASMANLVNSSPNGREVCFLDTVPVYVKELIAGGAAGGFAKTAVAPLERTKILLQTRTAGFQSLGVSQSLKKLFKHEGFIGFYKGNGASVIRIVPYAAIHFMAYEQYRCWILNNCPALGSGPVIDLLAGSVAGGTAVLCTYPLDLARTKLAYQVSNTSVMISQGSMKRVYARPVYGGLKDVLTSVYKEGGTRALYRGVGPTLTGILPYAGLKFYIYEELKRRVPEEKQKSIVMRLSCGALAGLFGQTLTYPLDVVRRQMQVENLQPSIQGDGSVRYRNTLHGLSTIVNNQGWKQLFAGLSINYIKIVPSVAIGFTAYDTMKIWLRIPPRQKSTG; encoded by the exons ATGAGTTCTTCGCAAGGGTCTACGTATTCTGCTAGCATGGCAAATTTAGTGAACAGTTCCCCCAATGGCAGAGAGGTTTGTTTTCTTGATACTGTGCCTGTTTATGTTAAGGAGCTTATTGCTGGTGGAGCTGCTGGGGGATTTGCTAAGACTGCTGTTGCACCTCTTGAAAGGACTAAAATACTTTTGCAG ACAAGAACTGCAGGGTTTCAATCTCTTGGGGTGTCTCAGTCATTGAAGAAACTATTCAAGCATGAGGGATTCATCGGCTTTTATAA GGGTAATGGGGCTAGTGTCATTCGGATTGTTCCTTATGCAGCCATACATTTCATGGCATACGAGCAGTATCGCTGTTGGATCTTGAATAATTGTCCAGCTTTGGGTTCAGGACCTGTTATAGATTTATTAGCTGGTTCAGTGGCAGGAGGAACAGCAGTTTTGTGTACATATCCCTTAGATTTGGCTCGTACTAAACTTGCTTATCAG GTCTCGAACACAAGCGTGATGATTTCCCAAGGAAGTATGAAGAGGGTGTATGCACGACCTGTTTATGGTGGTCTAAAAGATGTACTTACAAGTGTCTACAAGGAAGGGGGAACACGTGCACTGTATCGTGGAGTAG GTCCAACTCTTACTGGGATCCTTCCTTATGCTGGTTTGAAGTTTTACATATACGAGGAACTTAAGAGACGTGTTCCAGAAGAGAAGCAAAAGTCAATAGTTATGCGTCTTTCATGTGGAGCTCTAGCTGGGTTATTTGGGCAGACCTTAACATACCCATTAGATGTTGTGAGGAGACAGATGCAGGTTGAGAATTTACAACCTTCAATTCAAGGTGATGGCAGTGTCAGATATAGGAACACTTTGCATGGCTTATCCACTATTGTCAACAATCAAGGATGGAAGCAGTTATTTGCAGGCCTCAGCATTAATTATATCAAA ATTGTTCCCTCTGTGGCTATTGGGTTTACTGCATATGACACAATGAAGATTTGGCTTCGGATTCCACCTCGACAGAAGTCTACCGGCTAA